From the genome of Anopheles funestus chromosome 2RL, idAnoFuneDA-416_04, whole genome shotgun sequence:
AAAAGAACAAGGGGGACAGTTTTTGGTGTCCGCTGCTGATAAGAAGAAACGACCCAAGTGTGTTAATTACCCTCCCCATACTCGGTTTGTATGATAAGCAATTGGACAGAGTGTCTAGGGTGTGTGTCCCATAGATGCAAGTTCGACGCTTCGGGAAGGATGAGCTAGCAGCTAGAACACATGGGCGCGGGATGTTCGATCGTATGGGAAATGATAAAACGTATGTTTGGGATCGTCTGGAGGTTATTGAAGCGAGATTGAATAACAGATGAACAAACGTGTTGGGGAATTTCGAATAACGTTCAAGTATCCGGGAGTTGCTCATTGGCTAGGAGAGAACAAAGGATGTTCTATTGCGTAGCAGCAAGTTTCTGGCTGATATCAAACGGGGTGAATGTATGATAAAGATGTTCTTCACTAATGGTGATCAATTCAAGTAGCGAGAGAGAAGAGCGAGAGGATCGTTTGTATGAAGTACCATATTTACTTTTGCTGTTACCATGAAGAATGGGGCGCTTTGTTGTTTAGAATTTGTAATGTATGTAAATGGAAGTTGCAGGAATGATGAAGGCAAATAGTACAAGATGACCGCAGATGCGAATGAAACGAAGATGCAATGATCGAAACAGAATACTGATATGAGTCGTATTTCTATATTTGTTTTCCAGGTGTGTGCTGATCTAGGAATAATCTGCGAAACCGATTACTTCGGGCTGATCCCGGTACGTGATGGCGACAGTGTGGCAGACGTGGATGAGGTTACCGCAAAGCAATGGATAAACCTGCGCAATCCGCTCCATCTCTACACAAACGATCGTACCCATCCGATCGTGTTTTCGCTTCGTGTCAAGTTTTGGGTACCGGCCCATCTGATACTGCAAGGCAGTGTACGAACGCTGTTCTTTATGCAGGCACGCCAGGAACTGTTCGATGGTCATCTGAGACCAGCAAGCTGGGCTAATGCGGCCTACCTGGCAGCGCTACTGTTGCAAGCCGATGGGTTCAAGTACGATCCGGCCAAAGTTCCGAGTGCCACCGAAATACCTATCGCTTCTGGCGCTAATTCCACCACTTCATCTCCCGAGCGACGACCAGCGCAAGGGCTGCGGCGTCCTTCGAAGCGCAAATGTTCCGAAATCGAATGCAAACGTGGCAGCGTCAGCTCGCAAAGTAGTGTCAACGCTACGCCCACGGGCTTACAGGTAGATGATAATGTTCCATCATCTGGTCAAGTTACCGGTTCCCAATCGGTGGGCGATGGACCCACCAACGCACCAAAGAATATCTATCATCGTTACGGTGCACTTCGGCCTGCATTTGAAGATACCGATGATGATCGGTCGGCGGAAGTAGTTCTCAAACCGGGTAATTTCTATCAGCAAATTGCTCAGGAACACGAAAAGCTGTCACGCATCCGGATGACACCGACATCGGCTCAGTACTGGCTGTTGGAGGAGATCTGCAGCCTGGTTGGCTACGGTGAGGAGATATTCGAAGGTGTAACGATGGCCGAACCGGCGGTTGTATGCAAAATAGGCGTTAGTCCGCATGGGCTAACGATTGTTAAGGACGACGAAAAGTATAGGTAAGATATTAACTACTATTTAAGAAGAAATCTTCTTATAGTTTTCGGAAAAACTTAACGCTTATTTCCTATCATTGCAGCGTTCCATTCACCGCTGTAAAGGCGGCCAAATCGGTTAAGCGTTCCTTTCGGTTAACGTACATGAACGAGAACCACGAGGAGACGCACGTGGAGCTGAAGCTACCGAACCACCGGACAGCAGCTTCACTCTACCGGGCAATCACGGAAAAGCACGTCTTCTACTCGTGCGAAACGGTGCGCCCGATCGTAACGACGCAGTTCATTCGCGATCTCAAAGGCACAATCGTGTCAATGTTCAACGAAGATACTGAGCTGGGGAAAAGGTACGTGTTCGACATTCAGCGCACCTGTCGGGAGGTGTACGATGCTGCACGGCGGACCCTACACGCACGCGGTATCGAAATTGCACCCAGTGCGGATGAGCATACGGAAACACCGGCTGCAGCTCTGGGTCGGTTAGAGGAAAGCCTCCGAACGCGGGAAGACGAATCCGGAAAGCTTGAGAAGCTGCTAGACGAACGGATACAGGAGGCGATCACCTGTCCTATCTGTGCGGATGGTGAGATCGATACTACCTTCTTGCCGTGCGGTCACATGACTGCCTGTAGAGCTTGCGCCATACAGTAAGTACAATGTGTGGATATGGTAAGAGAATGTCCACTAATAAATTTCCTCTTTGGTCCAATCTTTCTTCCCCAGATGTGATCGCTGTCCATTGTGTCGCGCCAACATCGAAAGTACCAGTAAAATATTTCTGCCTCCCTTGCTGCAGTCACGCAAGGATGGTGCTGGTTCGAATGCGAACCGACGATTATCGGATATCACTCCAAGCATTGAGACGAGAGCTGCAAAAGTAGCCGTAACGCCCTTGGTACAATAATTCTGTATGAAACTGCGCATTGCGTCCCATGCGCAATACGTTGTAGACACACGGGGACGGATGGATTTGTTAGATAAGCGAATTGGTGATATTATTTGTTAATCGTACTGTTGTGAATGCCCCTGTGTGGAATGGTTTCGAGTGGAAGATTTGATAGGAAAATCAACAGAAAAACAATGCATGCTTTAGGACAGGCGAAGAGTGAATGGTTGTTTGGAGATGAAATGATAGAAGTACGAAGTACGACATCAGGAAAACTTATATAGTCAGTGAATCAATGCAAATCTTTAAAATTACCACTAGTTGCGCACCGGAAGCAGCGAGCGTAAGGCACGCACTAGATTTTAGCTCGTAAGATGTTAAGTTTACTATTGCTATACATTGGTTAATTTTACAATCAGTGATACTTTTACGTTTTTGTTTagtaccttttttgttttacgaatCAGAACCAGATTATAGTACAGTTTCGTGCAGTGGAACGGAAGCAAAACCAGTTCACTCATTGTATCAGATTCAGCAATTCAGGAAACCGGTTGTGAGACAACGATTTGTTGAGGTAGTATTGATgtgaagtatttttatttgtctttctAAACTCACACGTACGGTAGACATTTTACCACTTAATCAAGTCATGTTGCTTTCGAAGCACGAACCACCAGCCCGGTTTCCGGTTACGTTGTGTGCTAACATATCTATATCTATACATATATTTCCTGTCGATTGCATCAAGCACATTGATTACCAAGTGTAAGATATTAGTAGTTGTTAATGGCCAGATTCTTCTGAGAAGTGCAAGGCACATCATAAATGGTGGCATTCTCCAGCTTACGTcaatacaataaaaagaaaacagtaacAAGAACAATGGAATTACATGTTATCCAACTCGTCCAAATGAGCTAGTGTATTTGCTTGTTCCAATTCCTGTTTTAATGATGACAAAGATGGGTCATGAATGTTTGATCCGTTCTGGTATACCAATACgtaacattgaaataaaacaaggaATGTTAGAGAAAATAGTACGTATCCTGTGGCTATGCAGAACTGCCATTTCCTTAAAATAATATCTCCTCtgtttggttgtttctttGTACCGAAATTGCCTAACTAATGTTTGTTTCATCATGTTGAATTCTATGAGTatgttgaattgttttaatctaagtcgttaaaatatgtttccaaccgcaataataataattttgaaatgatGTTCGAATTTAAATGACAGCTCATCTGGCAGTTTCGAACCTTTTCGCCCGACGCTTTAGCCCATCAGGGCGAAAATGGGATGATATCACGCACACCAACATGCATTCCAACGCCGCACGAACGCCATCTTGCGGATGCCTGTGTAAACTAAATCGTTCCACATCGTTTCAGTGCACGCATCGCATACGAGGTGGTCACGCTGTGCCGTCTCGCTCTACCCGTGTACATGCGGTTCCGTGCGGAACGAAGCGtacgtttgtgtgcgtgtcaGCACGGCAGAAAGAGCAAAGGAATCGTTTCGTCGCGGTTTCGGTTTGTTCTCCCATTTTTTCCCATATTTCCTAGAAAAATCGTGCAATAACCTAACAAACAGACCTTACACGGAACCGCTGAAACCGTGTACCGTCCGTGGCTGACCGGGTGAAAGGTGAGAACCATTGGCGAAATGTGAAAAACGATCGACCACGAGAAAAGGAGCGGTTCTGGCTGAAGCTCGTTTGACAAGACGTCGTGTATGGGTTTGGGGGATAGGGCACACACAGCGAACGATCGTAACGCAACGTAACACAAATGCGGATTTCGCGATTCCGTAAGATCCGCGAGGTGCCACCGTTTTTAATGTGCTTTTGTTGGGAAAGGTATGGGCAAGACGAGTGTCGCGCATATGTGTCGGTTGAGTTTTGCAGTACTGTTTGGCAAAAGACTGCAAACGGTGACGAAACAACGGTTCTGTGTGGAAATGCAGGATTCTTCCCCGTGGAGTGCATGTTCGGTGGTGTGCGTGATATGGCGCTAGCTGGTGTAATCCGTCCGTCAGAGTGTGGTGTGTTGTGTCCGGAATCTGACCATAGTGGCGGAATCCGCGGCAGGCAAAGATCACCGATGAACTGTTTTTTCTATAATCCGGAAGTAAAGTTTGGTCCAGTTGGGCAGGTTGCTCGTGGTTAGTTCGCATCGCCTACCTCGTCCGCGGTCGACCAAGTTTACACGCATACACTGGTGTCGCCATCTGAACGCCATCGTACGGTTCGTTTCGAAGCGAACGTACAGCCTGCTTTGGGGTTCATACGACGTGTAACGCAGAAGGCGCTGCACACCAGGAAGTGGTTACTGGGGAGCACCGTGTGGAATAGAGGGAAATatagaaaaggaagaaaacccaTCAAGCAGATCAATGTGTGTTGGGGCGGAGGTGATGGTAATAAGTGCGGAGGACACGTTGAAACAAACGTTGAAAATAGTGCAAAGAGGAAACTCCACATTCGGTCAACACGGTTCCATTTTGCATGGTGGAGAGAGTGGGAACATGCTGCAGGAAGGAAGGGGGGGTTTATGTTATGCCAATGGACAAATCGGTCGGTTTGGAATGACATTATGTCAAACGTTAATCCACCCCACTCGGAGGACCACcccatcgtcgtcgtcgtcgtcgtgtgTGCGAAGGCCAACTCATGTTCGCGCAAGATGGATGGTCACGGGGCGGGatgttggagaaaaaaagggtatcATGGAAACGACGGTGCGGGAAATTGTGAAACACCAACACCACAAGCGGATTACCATGGGATCTAGGGATGTGGGATTAACATCCCTTTCCGTTCATCCCCCCCTCCCCTATACAGGGGGCGGGTAGGTTGTCTAATGAGGGACATCAACCTTCCGGACGGGAGGTTGTATTGGAGCGTTGTTACCACAAAACGGCAAAAGCCGGACGTCACTCATGTCCTTGCTCCCGTTTTGCTCTTGgtgagtttttctttgtttggtgGTGTGTTTGCATCTCGCCCGTCAGGAGAACAGTGGGCAAGTAGTATGGGTGTGCTTAGAACTGTCATCCATTTGACAGCTCGCCGTGTGTCGGCTTTAGCGTTTTGTGCGTTGTATGGCGGTGCTGTCAGCGGCAAACAACATCGCTGATCATTGTTTTCCGTCCGGAGACGAATAGGTATTGCCGTGTGCTTCTAAAACCACAGCAGAAGGTGAAtagtgaaataataaataatgtaaaactattttgcgaccgaaaaaaaaacaaaacccaggAATGTGTAATAATGAATGTTccgttttcttctattttcagtTGATGGACACTTCAACGCTAAACAACAAAGTGAAGCAAGAAGCAATTGTTCGGTGAGGCGAGCAGCTCACTGCTCATCCATATGTGATAGCGGAATACTTACCTTTCTCCCTTGAGCATTAATGATTGTTGGTTTCGTGTGATTTGCTCTCGATTAGCATCGATTTCATTAGAACGGGAACGTGAATTTTCTTACGCGAAACAAGGAAATTAGAGCATCAAACCTTTTGCCAGCACTGGTTAACGCTACAAATCATCATGCCATTTGCGATTTGtcgtttatattttattactcGCCGGGTGAACTACTAGCGTAGTGTAGTGAGCCGTCGAGCGTCCCACAATAATTGTGCGTATTTAAATTCACTTTTACTATTTTGCAGATAGTGGTCTTCGTGGCGGTTCGGTTGAATTGTTTGATTGATGTTTCGGTTACAGCGCACCACCTGACGCTAGAAggcgcgtgttttttttgcgttgtgtTGTAAATGTTATTGCTTCAACGAAGGAAGACAACAagcaaagaagaaaggaaGTGATACGAAGAAAATATACTACGTCGCACTTGGTCGCACTACTCCACGACACCGGTGGAGGCCAAACGCACATCCTGCTAAGGAAACTGTGCTCTGGAAAGGGCACAGGCGCAACACGTCTGTATGTGTGCTTCGTTGTGCGTATGTTCACGcgcttgtgtatgtgtgtgtgtacagtgCTGTGTAGTGTAGTGTGAGATCTTCGTACAGCACACAACCCCAGTATAGTATTTGTTTACATGTGCTTTTGCTGCCCTTAGTTGGCAgcttcgatcgatcgttctattttatcgtatttttttcgtgtgtcgTCGCCACTGCCGCCGTCCATGGTTCCACGGCATCGGTTGGAAAATATCGTAGCAATATAGTGTAGCAGAAAACCGAGTGGCTCACAGAGCGCGTTGTGTCGTATCAGTAGCAGCCTGTAGCCAGCCAAGCACCCCGAAAAATATCGCCGCAGTTTGCCGCAGTTGTTCCGTACCGTCGGTCGTAGTGACGCCGCACATCTTTGTCATCTCGGGCGGGTTGGGCTAACGATGgcaatgatggtgatggtgatgctggTGTGCAATAATCGTAGTAGCAGCGCCCGTAGCcgtagcaacaacaacaacaacgacgtACACCGCGGCAGCAAGCTGCTAGTGTCGTGATAGTGGTGGAATTGATTTCTCGtagtgcgtgcgtgtgtttgtgtgtgtatgcgctgCTGCTTGGGCGAAGAGTTTAAGATCCGCCTGTCCATCTGGTCACAACCCGCGCACCACGCAACTCAGTGCGGAAAAGCGGAAGTGGTGAAAaagtgcaaaagcaaaagaaaagtttagagaagaaaagcgaaaaagcaagaaaattcCCGCAGTGTGTGCTAGGCACAGTTATCacatgtgtgcgtatgtgtgtgtatgttgtgcTATTTGTATGTGCCCCGGGGCGTTAGTGTACCATACTGATTCGCGCGTTTACGGCGGATCGTGCTAAGAGTATTGTTTACGCGACAACGATCGCGGTCCCAAACGggagtgtgcgtgcgtgcgttttGGTGCAGCAAGTGAAAGGGTCACCGCGTAATAGTGTGACCGATCGGCTGTGTCGAGTCGAGTACGGGAATAcgggaaaagaaaggaaaactttgtttttttcttttaattggtaaacccccccccttccccgcTCCCATCAATCCGTGCTCCCCCGCGTCCTCATTGTATCCGTTGTGTTATACCCGtgtttaatgtgtgtgtgtgtgtgcgcgtgaaAATGTATGTATGCCACGATAATGATGGCGGTTGCGAATGTGATGATTGATAAGAATGTTGTGCGACCGTCCACATCGTCATCGTCAGCGCCACCAGCAGCATTATCATTCCCGTCATCAGCCGCGCGCCGTGTGTGGTAGTGTGCTGCGGTGCAAAAGTCATCCAATTTACCAAATCCCTTTGCGTCTCGTCGGCGGCGGCTTAGTGGCGATACtgagtgtgcgtttgtgtgttttggggCGAGGAGAACGGCCTCTTTGTGTATCCGtgggcggtgtgtgtgtgtgtatgattaAGGTGAACCGCTGATtcgcacacaacacaacagcagcaactccCCGACACGGAACGGTGTACGAGCCAAAGGTACATCGAATTTTACTCACACAGTAGCAGCGGCGGCGGCTCCAGGCAACGATCAACACGCCGGCAGCAGGAAGTGCTAAACCatttcctccaaaaacccggaaCCGAACCGCGCATATTTCGTTGTCGGGCCCCCCCGGGTTAGTGGCACACTGCTCTTTGCTGGAGACACGCTACCTTTCGAAAACGGCCGCACTCTACAGCGTTAGGATAGCAACAAAGTAAGCAttggaaaccatttttttttgggtgtgggTAGCGTTGGATGAGTTGGTTGCTCTATAATCCCGTCCTGCTGATGATCTTCTCCGCGTATCGACGAGGGGATTGTTTTGccactttgtttttgttcgttagTCATAATCACATCACAGCGGATGGGCAAGAGGGCAGATTGATGTATATAAGCTCAAGCAAAAGCTAAACACAGGGGAGTATTATAGAAAGTGAGCTATGAAACAGGAACAGCGATGAAAACAGTATCTAATACTTATTTTaaagagataaataaaaagattAAGAAAAAAGATACAGCGAagcgtcgattatccgggtaccttttatccggctgtctcattatccgtgcagcttctGAAATGACAGCTTCATATCGAATCCAGCCATGTTTTTTAATGCATGAGATCTGAGGTGCGTTTATACTCTTGCGTGCTTTCCAAGGAACAGGTCGTACACACATGTTGATACCATATTTTCATTGGCTCAGACTTGAGAGAAGGTTCCGGATGTAACTCTACTTTGGTCTGGAAACTTCGGATATTGAAGGATTGTATAAAATAAGGATCGGAAGGACCTTCAAAAACTATCATGTTTGGAACATGTGGGCGAAGAAAGCGCAGAGAAGTGGATACTAATAGACTCTAATTATCCTGGATACGAATTCAAAAGCGACACAGACATTATTATAGAAACAAGATGCAATACGGACGATGAATCTCATTCAGAATCAGAAGATGACTGACTGAAAAACCCTATAGATTTCAACGCTGCAAAATCGTATGCTGATGAGTTGTTAGAATTCATGGACAACAAGGACAGTTACCTACTTAAACGTAGCAAAAATAAgagcaaatattaaaatgtattatataAACGCATACCAGTCAACCAAACCTTGTGATCCTTTTATCCGTGTTGTGCGATTATCCGGCCACCGTTGAGTCCCAACatgcccggataatcggcactCCACTATACCTCATTTGAAACACTACATCCGTACAATCGCTGTAGTTAGCGAACTTCCTCGCATTCTACACCATTCCCTAAAATCGTAGACGAACAGATAACGTCGGTATTAGCGTGATTATTTCGACGTTATCAATAATTGAACCGGGCACGTGCATCACTCAGCCACATCGAACACACATGCAGAAGCTCGTGCGGTGTCTAAACTCACTGACATGGACACTGCAGAAGCGTATCCTTTCCTTGGCAAAATCTACAACCACGTGGCAAATTGCTTTTAGACGCAACATGAGCTATTCGGAATGTGGATACACAGAtaggcgtgtgtgtgtgttttgcctGTTTTATGCTGATCGATAagtaggaaaatggaaatgaatcaTTCAAAATAGTTGAACAGACATTTACCATTCAAAGAAGAACATTAATTCAAGATGTCTTCCGCCTAACTACGCTCACGTGTATGGTTTACATGAAATTGCTATCTACGAGAGCATCCACGAAGACTTtatttgaaattcaaaatcaaCAGTCTCTCATCCTTTCACGCACATCGAAAAGCGTTAACAAATGCGTCAACACTTTGTCCTTTATGCGTTGGAAAAGGAGATTTCTTTTACTTTAGCACCATTCCTAGTTACAATAGGACGTTTTAGCGGTAAGAATTGTAGATGGAAAGCTGGCGAAGTAATAATCAATATCGAAAAGTGCAGGCTTACACACCTCATCAACGTCAGCGATGAAAATCAAGCTTTTTGCTTTGATAAGTGAATGATGGGGGGAGATGCTAAAACACACATTATGGCCCTTACATTCTGGAGTATGTTTAAAgtaagttgatgattttaaacAACGGGTTTGCAGGCTTTTTTGGCTGGTATTGTTGCTATGATACTGTGGAAGTAATATGAGAGTTTGTGATGGAAGGGACGTGCCTTCAGGGGTATTTTTGGATGATGTTATGCATTTGTTAGAGTACTTAGTCAATAATCCGGTTCTTCACATTGTGGTAGATCAACTTTAGAGCACCATAAACAGGTTGAGACTAATGTTTGATCATTCGGTGAGCAATTCGTCATCTTCAGAATAACATTTTCTCCCAGAGGTTCGTCCTTGGACTCTCAAAATGTTCATCAAATGAATATCTTCGAACTTTGAATACCTTTAGATATAACCTTTTAGTTCGTCCTGTTATTAAGGTACGGCCTATTATTAAGGTGATGACTCTACCAGGTGCAGAAGATTAGCTCAATGAGGAGGACCTTATGCATTCGCTCCAAGTTTATGTCGAGGAGCCGGAATAATCGGACTTCTGTTCCATGTGGAGTTAGAAAGGATCGCCGAGAATTCGGAACTTGAGAATCATGTTTTAGAACAAAATTGACTTTTCATACCTCCAGACTTACTGATTCGTCCCTTCAAATGGCTTACATTCATTATTGTaatgtatttgtattttaataaaaagtcAATAATGTCCTCAATTTTCAGTAGCTTGTTGCGATAGCTACGAATTGTCTCCATGTAATCATTTGTACTGGCTAACATTTGCTCAAAACATTTTCGCTGTAAAATCCTCAGAAAATGCTGCCACTTCGTTGTATACTTAGAGCCCTACATGCAGATCCCTTTCTTTTTAATGAAGAATCGTAGCGTAGGTAACAAAGCCCACCGTCAGCGTCTTTGCGCTCTAAAAGATGAAGATGCTGTGGCAAAGGGCAACATATCCACCGACTGTACAAGTGTGTGGGTGGCCACACACACTAATATAAGAATGTTTTCGCTTCGCTTAGAATCGGTTTCTTCTAGTCTCTTGCATCTTCATTCATTCTTTGACACGACCCTATCACCCCCGCGTTACAATTGCAATCCTCATAAATTGCTACGTAGAAAAGTTACTTTTCCCGATGAGTGCTGGCGAAGAAAATGGGCGCACAACCACCGGGGCCAACGTTCGATACAGCCCTCGGGTTGGCGCTTTATGACGTCTGTGGTTGATTTATTGAGGGAACCCGGGGAACACTCCGTCAGAGGAGCTGCTGGGTGGCAATAGTAAGTGATGCATCGTGTACGAGTGGGTGGAGTGGGCGAGATTATCCGTTGAGGTGGTGCTGGAGCGAAATACCTGGCTTCATTATATTGCGCGCTGTCTTGCCTTCCGATTCGCTGATTGTCACAGACGTACACACCCATGTACGAGATGAATGCCGTTGAATAATGCAATAAAGAGAAAGGGATGTTGCGGAAGGCGGAAGAAGGGTTGGGGTTTTCCGCTTTGCTGTGTATGTGCATCTCTTCACCGGCATCGCACACCGTCCGTTTGTCTGCGCTATTGTTCTCAGCAGCATCGTCTTTCCACGGTGGCGAAGAAACGCAGCGGTATTTAATGCTTATTAATAAACAGATTCTGCCTGCTCCGCGCCAAGTGGCGTTTTGTGTTGCCGTTTCCATCATTTACGATACCGTTTGCCAGAGCAACTGCTGCCCGCAGAAGGTAACGTGAGATGATTGCTAGAAAAAGGAGGATATGAAGTGAAGTAAATTTCCTTAAGGCACACACAAATGCGGCGGTATCAGCTAAGCGCCGATTATTCATCTTCATCAACCCCTTCCTTCGCTGTGGTCGGTAGAGTCATGATCGGACTGAAATCGATCTCCGTTctttcattcgtttcattCCGCTTTTGGCGTGAACTGGAGTGAGACTTGATGGTAATGGACGCGAAGATCATTAGTCCGCGGGATGAAACATTGAAGATGAAGATTCTAATACTGCTTCAGAGCAGCGAAAACGAAACGTGttagcttttttgggaaataaattttgccCATGCTCAGAGCTTTGAATCCACTGTACAACGTTGAAAAGGTTTCAGTTTCGTAATGCTGAAGAAGGGTTGGAGGGTGGATAGAAAATTGACATCACAGTCCCTTCAACGAAACTAACTCTAAAAAGGGAGCCAAAGAGTTATGAAGAGGCTCGTTTTTTAAGTC
Proteins encoded in this window:
- the LOC125774846 gene encoding E3 ubiquitin-protein ligase MYLIP, producing the protein MWCLVNLPNGTTSGVQCDPKRISQECLEKVCADLGIICETDYFGLIPVRDGDSVADVDEVTAKQWINLRNPLHLYTNDRTHPIVFSLRVKFWVPAHLILQGSVRTLFFMQARQELFDGHLRPASWANAAYLAALLLQADGFKYDPAKVPSATEIPIASGANSTTSSPERRPAQGLRRPSKRKCSEIECKRGSVSSQSSVNATPTGLQVDDNVPSSGQVTGSQSVGDGPTNAPKNIYHRYGALRPAFEDTDDDRSAEVVLKPGNFYQQIAQEHEKLSRIRMTPTSAQYWLLEEICSLVGYGEEIFEGVTMAEPAVVCKIGVSPHGLTIVKDDEKYSVPFTAVKAAKSVKRSFRLTYMNENHEETHVELKLPNHRTAASLYRAITEKHVFYSCETVRPIVTTQFIRDLKGTIVSMFNEDTELGKRYVFDIQRTCREVYDAARRTLHARGIEIAPSADEHTETPAAALGRLEESLRTREDESGKLEKLLDERIQEAITCPICADGEIDTTFLPCGHMTACRACAIQCDRCPLCRANIESTSKIFLPPLLQSRKDGAGSNANRRLSDITPSIETRAAKVAVTPLVQ